In Bactrocera oleae isolate idBacOlea1 chromosome 5, idBacOlea1, whole genome shotgun sequence, a genomic segment contains:
- the LOC118683484 gene encoding serine protease SP24D-like — MNCRIFYAKLLVVISLLVTETIQSDDDAALKTHTLQPVPTPRIVSGANALPGQFPYVVSVRVGEQHSCGGTIISQKHVLTAAHCVYSLLPHFLTVQAGSVNRTDGGVVVHVSQILSHPNFLDYNHDIAILKLETALEFNNLIQPIPVTTVDVPVSVDVNIAGWGRLGEHIPQHEILKYSRALRTISSEDCESEIGPVSPSILCLAKSLGNGICGGDAGGPAVYKGLLVGIASYHLRTCGANTPDGYTKVSYYKDWISENTCSGHTS; from the exons ATGAACTGTCGTATTTTCTACGCCAAGCTGCTAGTCGTCATATCACTCTTGGTTACCGAAACCATACAGAGTGACGATGACGCGGCGCTCAAAACGCATACTCTCCAACCAGTGCCCACACCACGCATAGTCAGTGGTGCAAATGCGCTGCCGGGTCAATTTCCTTACGTTGTATCGGTGCGCGTAGGTGAACAGCACAGCTGCGGTGGCACCATAATTTCGCAGAAGCATGTCCTAACTGCAGCACACTGCGTTTACAG CCTACTACCACACTTCCTAACGGTGCAGGCCGGTTCGGTGAATCGCACGGACGGCGGCGTTGTCGTCCATGTCTCACAAATTCTTTCACATCCCAATTTTTTGGATTACAACCACGACATTGCTATACTCAAACTTGAAACGGCGTTAGAATTCAACAACCTCATACAACCAATTCCGGTGACTACCGTTGATGTGCCTGTTTCTGTGGACGTTAATATTGCCGGTTGGGGACGTTTGGGTGAACATATCCCGCAGCACGAAATCTTAAAGTATAGTCGTGCGCTCCGTACGATAAGTAGTGAAGATTGTGAAAGTGAAATCGGACCGGTTAGTCCGTCTATATTGTGCCTAGCCAAGAGTCTGGGAAATGGCATTTGTGGTGGTGATGCTGGTGGTCCCGCCGTTTACAAGGGTCTGTTGGTTGGCATTGCAAGCTATCATCTAAGGACTTGCGGTGCTAATACACCAGATGGTTACACTAAGGTGTCTTATTATAAGGATTGGATAAGTGAAAACACTTGCTCCGGCCATACttcctga